One Gemmatimonadaceae bacterium genomic window carries:
- the trpB gene encoding tryptophan synthase subunit beta, protein MTVAALAPAANDRFGPFGGRYVPETLIPALEELEAAFAVARQDASFQAELDHLLREYVGRPTALTFAPRFSARIGAPVWLKREDLNHTGAHKINNTVGQALLAVRMGKRRIIAETGAGQHGVATATICARFGLECVVYMGEEDMRRQQLNVFRMRLMGATVVPVTSGTRTLKDATSEAIREWVTSVNESHYIIGSVVGPAPYPYMVREFQSVIGREARTQILERAGRLPKTVVACVGGGSNAMGIFAGFVDDTAVELVGVEAAGEGLGTERHSASITKGTPGVLHGSLSYLLQDADGQVHPAHSISAGLDYPGVGPEHAWLHDSGRASYVSVTDTDALRGVALLSRLEGIIPALETAHAVAWVEQQAGRWTPDEPVLLCVSGRGDKDVATISQFELPAL, encoded by the coding sequence ATGACAGTGGCAGCACTTGCACCCGCGGCGAACGACCGGTTCGGTCCGTTTGGCGGACGCTACGTCCCGGAGACGCTGATCCCGGCACTTGAGGAGCTCGAGGCCGCGTTCGCGGTCGCTCGTCAGGACGCGTCATTCCAGGCCGAACTGGATCATCTGCTCCGCGAATACGTCGGCCGGCCGACGGCGCTGACGTTTGCGCCGCGGTTCTCCGCCCGCATCGGTGCGCCGGTCTGGTTGAAGCGCGAGGATTTGAACCACACGGGTGCGCACAAGATCAACAATACGGTCGGGCAGGCGTTACTGGCCGTTCGCATGGGCAAACGGCGGATCATCGCGGAAACTGGCGCCGGTCAGCACGGCGTGGCGACCGCCACCATTTGTGCGCGTTTTGGGTTGGAGTGCGTGGTGTACATGGGTGAGGAGGACATGCGGCGGCAGCAGCTGAACGTGTTCCGCATGCGACTCATGGGCGCGACCGTCGTGCCCGTCACCTCGGGGACGCGCACGCTCAAGGATGCCACCAGCGAGGCGATTCGCGAGTGGGTCACATCGGTCAACGAGAGTCACTATATCATTGGCTCGGTGGTGGGACCGGCTCCGTATCCCTACATGGTGCGGGAGTTTCAATCGGTCATCGGACGTGAAGCGCGTACCCAGATCCTGGAGCGGGCCGGACGGCTCCCCAAGACGGTCGTGGCCTGCGTCGGTGGCGGATCAAACGCGATGGGCATCTTTGCCGGCTTTGTCGACGACACCGCGGTCGAGCTGGTTGGCGTTGAAGCCGCCGGCGAGGGACTCGGTACCGAACGTCATAGCGCCTCAATTACAAAGGGAACCCCCGGCGTGCTGCACGGTTCACTGAGCTACCTGCTGCAGGACGCGGATGGGCAGGTGCACCCGGCCCACTCTATTTCGGCGGGACTGGACTATCCCGGCGTGGGCCCCGAACACGCGTGGTTGCACGATAGTGGTCGAGCCAGCTACGTGTCCGTCACTGACACCGACGCGTTGCGTGGTGTCGCGCTCCTGAGTCGGCTCGAAGGGATCATTCCGGCGCTTGAAACCGCGCACGCGGTGGCATGGGTTGAACAGCAAGCCGGCCGCTGGACGCCGGATGAACCCGTCCTGTTGTGCGTCAGCGGTCGAGGCGACAAAGATGTGGCGACCATCAGTCAGTTCGAGCTGCCCGCGCTATGA
- a CDS encoding phosphoribosylanthranilate isomerase encodes MTQVKICGLTTEADAVFAQRAGARFLGVILAGGPRLLDVERARDVLGVRRHGVSRVAVFADRPVAELLSISESLDLDVLQLHGEPSAALIAQLRSESSRAVWPVVRIAGTDLPSEARELAAAAGTLVLDAKVVGQLGGTGVALDWSGLADSVESLRVSVPGVQLVLAGGLRASNVAKAIALLNPEVVDVSSGVESAPGVKDPLAVERFVSAVMAAKGTRR; translated from the coding sequence GTGACGCAGGTCAAGATCTGCGGACTGACGACCGAAGCCGATGCGGTGTTCGCCCAGCGAGCCGGGGCACGATTCCTCGGGGTGATTCTGGCTGGTGGTCCGCGACTACTTGACGTCGAACGCGCCCGTGATGTCCTTGGTGTACGCCGTCACGGAGTGAGTCGGGTCGCCGTATTTGCTGATCGGCCGGTCGCCGAATTGCTGTCCATCAGTGAATCGCTCGACCTGGATGTGCTGCAATTGCATGGCGAACCCTCAGCGGCACTGATCGCCCAACTGCGGAGCGAGTCGTCGCGCGCCGTCTGGCCGGTGGTGCGAATCGCGGGTACGGACCTGCCATCGGAGGCTCGGGAGCTGGCTGCCGCCGCGGGGACGCTGGTGCTCGATGCCAAGGTGGTTGGGCAGCTTGGCGGGACGGGCGTTGCATTGGATTGGAGCGGCCTTGCGGATAGCGTCGAGTCGCTGCGGGTGTCGGTCCCAGGAGTCCAGCTGGTGTTGGCGGGCGGTCTCCGGGCATCGAATGTGGCGAAGGCCATCGCGCTGCTGAATCCGGAGGTGGTTGACGTATCTTCCGGTGTCGAGAGTGCGCCCGGTGTGAAAGATCCGCTGGCGGTTGAACGGTTCGTATCTGCGGTCATGGCCGCAAAGGGGACGAGGAGATGA
- a CDS encoding indole-3-glycerol-phosphate synthase — MIRRDTGPKRRRIHTNRRQAEVQAFSATERWDPPTGTLGDLTRASFERAAAVAADLAELRARAAASPPAVPFASALRGPCLRLIAEVKRASPSKGAIAPGLDAADRATLYVEGGATAISVLTEPSRFGGSLQDLEDVARRVAVPVIRKDFIVAPIQLWEARAAGASAALLIARALSPDLLTRLVASAQEVGLAVLVEVRDERELARALRVGATVIGVNNRDLETLIIDPSTAPRLIRSIPAACIAVAESGMRQVEDVLPAAAAGADAILVGSAISASANPTAAVQALSRVPRRTR, encoded by the coding sequence ATGATCCGTCGTGATACAGGACCGAAAAGGCGCCGAATCCACACTAACCGAAGACAGGCCGAAGTGCAAGCATTTTCCGCGACGGAGCGCTGGGATCCACCTACGGGGACCCTGGGTGACCTGACACGAGCTTCGTTTGAGCGTGCAGCGGCTGTCGCGGCCGATCTCGCCGAGCTGCGGGCGCGGGCGGCTGCGAGTCCTCCAGCCGTTCCGTTCGCGTCGGCCCTTCGCGGTCCCTGCCTTCGCCTGATTGCCGAGGTCAAGCGGGCCTCGCCCTCAAAGGGCGCGATTGCTCCAGGTCTCGATGCGGCCGACCGCGCGACCCTTTATGTAGAGGGTGGAGCCACGGCCATCTCGGTGCTGACGGAGCCCTCGCGATTCGGCGGCTCGCTGCAGGATCTGGAGGACGTCGCCAGACGCGTCGCGGTGCCGGTCATTCGCAAGGATTTCATCGTCGCGCCGATTCAACTGTGGGAAGCCCGTGCGGCAGGGGCCTCCGCCGCACTGCTCATCGCCCGCGCCCTGTCGCCCGATCTCCTGACACGGTTGGTGGCGAGTGCGCAGGAGGTCGGTCTCGCCGTCCTCGTCGAAGTGCGTGACGAGCGCGAACTCGCGCGCGCCCTGCGCGTCGGCGCGACCGTCATCGGGGTCAACAACCGCGATCTGGAGACACTGATCATCGATCCGTCGACGGCTCCGCGGCTGATTCGCTCGATTCCGGCTGCCTGCATTGCCGTCGCGGAGAGCGGGATGCGTCAGGTCGAGGATGTGCTCCCAGCAGCGGCCGCCGGCGCGGATGCGATCCTGGTGGGGAGCGCCATCTCGGCGTCTGCGAACCCGACCGCGGCCGTCCAAGCATTGTCGCGTGTACCTCGCCGAACGCGCTGA
- the lexA gene encoding transcriptional repressor LexA has protein sequence MPLTKRQREILSYLTEYQESNGYAPSFEEIALQFNYNSLATVHEHLTNLERKGYIKRSYNESRAIEILPSDVFQRSVELPLLGSVAAGSPIEALSSGETMAVPDGFLRKNGSHYVLRVRGDSMIEDHISDGDFVVVNDRQAADNGEMVIALLDGAAATVKRYYRERDGRIRLQPANETMSPLYVHEDDVRIQGIVVGVLRRY, from the coding sequence ATGCCGCTGACCAAGCGACAGCGAGAGATTTTGTCGTATCTCACGGAGTACCAGGAGTCCAACGGGTATGCTCCGAGTTTCGAGGAAATCGCGCTGCAATTCAACTATAACTCGCTGGCCACGGTTCACGAGCACCTCACGAACCTCGAACGCAAGGGCTACATCAAGCGTTCGTACAACGAGAGTCGCGCCATCGAGATTCTTCCCTCGGACGTTTTCCAGCGCTCGGTCGAACTGCCGCTCCTGGGCTCGGTTGCCGCCGGCTCGCCCATCGAGGCGTTGTCGTCCGGCGAGACGATGGCGGTTCCTGACGGATTTCTCCGCAAGAACGGCAGCCACTATGTGCTGCGGGTGCGCGGTGATTCCATGATCGAGGACCACATCAGTGACGGGGACTTCGTCGTCGTGAACGATCGGCAGGCAGCGGATAATGGGGAGATGGTTATCGCCCTGCTCGACGGTGCAGCGGCCACCGTCAAGCGATATTATCGCGAACGGGACGGCCGGATTCGTCTGCAACCCGCCAATGAAACGATGTCCCCCCTGTATGTGCACGAAGACGATGTGCGTATCCAAGGCATCGTCGTGGGGGTCTTGCGGCGCTACTGA
- the trpD gene encoding anthranilate phosphoribosyltransferase, with the protein MSSEALAHAIRRLAAHESLDGPSITKAFDVIMRGEGTPVQVAALLMALRVKGETAAEVAGVVEALRTAMVVVPADCPEELVDTCGTGGGAMTTFNISTAAALLAAGLGVRVAKHGNRSFTSRSGSADVLEALGVSLDMPPAAMARTLETAGIVFMFAPLMHPALRHVGPVRRELGVPTVMNIVGPLANPARAGRQVVGVAEPTRLTLLAEALATLGTQRALVVHGAPGLDEISPIGSTDVIEVVDGQLSSWSIDPAMADITGVRPEDLAGGDPAANAKLVLDVLAGAGSPAARAAVVLNAAGALYVSGQEHDYRQAVARARAGLSAGAGLDALHRLRDASRQAARPL; encoded by the coding sequence GTGTCCAGTGAGGCGCTGGCGCATGCGATCCGTCGACTTGCCGCGCACGAATCACTGGATGGCCCGTCCATCACGAAGGCGTTTGATGTGATCATGCGGGGTGAGGGCACCCCCGTGCAGGTCGCGGCGCTTCTGATGGCGCTTCGGGTGAAAGGCGAGACGGCGGCCGAGGTGGCCGGCGTCGTGGAAGCGCTGCGCACGGCCATGGTGGTGGTGCCAGCCGATTGCCCCGAGGAACTGGTCGATACGTGCGGCACGGGCGGCGGCGCGATGACCACGTTCAATATCTCCACGGCCGCTGCGTTGCTGGCAGCGGGCCTCGGCGTTCGGGTCGCGAAACACGGGAATCGATCGTTCACTTCCCGCTCCGGGAGCGCTGACGTACTGGAAGCGCTGGGCGTTTCGCTCGACATGCCTCCCGCCGCCATGGCGCGTACGCTGGAGACGGCCGGCATCGTGTTTATGTTCGCTCCGCTGATGCATCCGGCGTTACGACACGTTGGCCCCGTACGCCGCGAATTGGGCGTTCCAACGGTCATGAATATTGTCGGGCCATTGGCCAATCCGGCACGTGCCGGACGTCAGGTTGTGGGTGTCGCGGAACCGACCCGACTGACTTTGCTCGCCGAGGCGCTGGCAACGCTCGGCACTCAGCGGGCGCTCGTGGTGCACGGCGCACCAGGTCTGGATGAGATTTCCCCGATCGGATCGACCGACGTCATTGAAGTGGTCGACGGCCAATTATCATCGTGGAGCATCGACCCGGCGATGGCGGATATCACTGGCGTGCGGCCTGAAGATCTGGCCGGTGGAGATCCGGCCGCGAATGCCAAGCTGGTGCTTGACGTGCTCGCGGGAGCCGGATCACCAGCCGCGCGCGCCGCCGTAGTGCTGAATGCGGCAGGTGCCTTGTATGTGAGCGGTCAGGAGCACGACTACCGACAGGCGGTTGCGCGCGCGCGCGCGGGCCTGAGTGCGGGGGCCGGGCTGGACGCGCTACACCGACTCCGAGACGCCTCGCGACAGGCCGCTCGCCCGCTCTGA
- a CDS encoding GAF domain-containing protein, translating to MPPRSLASLAHALGAIADLDGAMIALGECLAELDRGATVALVHYDARRDMLRERLSPVGAQVARSSLETTYDHLPEPLRAKVTTGGQFIDVTDKSADYARLFGFGSGLDGGMLSLRGLRVEGVLAAVLALYEPRKIFGTRTTERLAPALALFDLALGRLAERDAREEAVKTLEDVTQRVHGEYVRKLSHLEAELREARTTPRDTGALGVVEAVALQADAARAGEEVRRAARRAELAEQQLASAVGQLEQTHIELHRRSEALRQRTRTLYLLDRLLTLDAVTREPRALVDGLLALVGDDMQAQRCSLMLLAPEPDHLYLAAARGIAPHIIEGMRIRIGEGVAGRVAAAREPLLVQDVQNASQHPLLRDQYFTTGSFISFPLVYHDQLVGVLNLTNRAQRGVYGDEDVERVRLLGLVISLIASRHRLSEQLLEAISVQ from the coding sequence ATGCCTCCTCGCTCACTCGCCTCTCTTGCCCATGCGCTGGGCGCCATCGCCGATCTCGATGGTGCGATGATCGCGCTTGGCGAATGTCTGGCCGAGCTCGATCGTGGGGCGACAGTCGCCCTCGTGCACTATGACGCCCGGCGCGACATGCTCCGCGAGCGGCTTTCGCCGGTCGGGGCGCAGGTGGCCCGGTCGTCCCTGGAGACCACCTACGATCACCTTCCGGAACCGCTTCGGGCCAAGGTGACGACCGGGGGACAGTTCATCGATGTGACGGACAAGTCCGCGGATTATGCCCGGCTGTTCGGCTTTGGATCGGGACTGGATGGGGGGATGCTGTCGCTTCGGGGATTGCGCGTCGAAGGCGTTCTGGCCGCCGTCCTCGCGCTGTACGAGCCGCGCAAGATCTTCGGCACCCGCACGACCGAACGGCTGGCCCCGGCACTCGCGCTCTTTGATCTCGCCTTAGGCCGTCTCGCCGAGCGTGATGCGCGTGAAGAGGCCGTGAAAACGCTCGAAGACGTGACTCAGCGTGTGCACGGTGAATACGTGCGAAAGCTGAGTCACCTGGAGGCGGAGCTGCGCGAAGCCCGGACAACCCCGCGCGACACGGGCGCCCTCGGCGTCGTGGAAGCGGTCGCGCTGCAGGCGGACGCGGCGAGGGCGGGGGAGGAAGTGCGCCGGGCGGCGCGACGCGCGGAGCTGGCGGAGCAACAGCTGGCTTCGGCCGTAGGCCAGTTGGAACAGACGCACATCGAGCTCCATCGTCGCAGCGAGGCGCTCCGCCAGCGCACCCGCACGCTCTACCTGTTGGACCGCCTCCTGACACTTGATGCGGTGACGCGCGAACCGCGCGCGCTGGTGGATGGGCTGCTGGCGCTGGTCGGTGATGACATGCAGGCCCAACGCTGCTCGCTGATGCTGCTGGCTCCCGAGCCAGATCATCTGTATCTGGCGGCGGCACGCGGTATTGCGCCGCATATCATCGAAGGGATGCGCATCCGGATCGGCGAAGGGGTCGCTGGTCGTGTCGCGGCGGCTCGCGAACCACTGCTGGTGCAGGATGTGCAAAATGCCTCGCAGCATCCGCTCCTCCGCGATCAGTACTTCACGACGGGCAGCTTCATCAGCTTTCCGCTGGTCTATCACGATCAGTTGGTGGGTGTGTTGAACCTGACCAACCGCGCGCAGCGCGGGGTCTATGGCGATGAAGATGTCGAACGGGTAAGGCTGCTGGGTTTGGTGATTTCGCTCATCGCGTCCCGGCACCGGTTGTCCGAACAACTGTTAGAGGCCATCAGTGTCCAGTGA
- the truA gene encoding tRNA pseudouridine(38-40) synthase TruA, with amino-acid sequence MTQYDGGQFAGWQRQLEARTVQGEMERVLARLCNHPTPAIGAGRTDAGVHAHGQAVGVRVAPRWTPSTLQRAMNALLPKDIWVQSAHRMTPDFHPRRSAIARRYRYLVGADEGARSPFRRRYEWALGRPLEFDALTSEAADLLGEHQFRAFAVAHTAPIDDHHRCVIADATWRGRDGGWVFEIVANRFLHHMVRFLVGTMVEVALGRRPRGTISRLLTVAQNTETAAPAPAHGLSLHQVVYPPTLYLDLP; translated from the coding sequence GTGACGCAATACGACGGCGGGCAGTTTGCCGGCTGGCAGCGCCAACTTGAGGCGCGCACCGTTCAAGGCGAGATGGAGCGTGTGCTGGCGCGACTGTGCAATCACCCCACACCGGCAATCGGGGCCGGCCGCACAGATGCCGGCGTGCATGCCCATGGGCAGGCGGTGGGTGTCCGCGTAGCGCCCCGCTGGACGCCGTCGACACTCCAGCGTGCGATGAACGCCCTCCTCCCGAAGGATATCTGGGTGCAATCGGCGCACCGGATGACCCCGGATTTTCATCCTCGGCGGAGCGCAATCGCGCGGCGATACCGCTATCTTGTTGGGGCTGACGAGGGGGCGCGGTCACCGTTTCGTCGCCGATATGAGTGGGCGCTTGGGAGGCCCTTGGAGTTCGATGCGTTGACCTCCGAAGCAGCGGACTTGTTGGGGGAACATCAGTTTCGCGCGTTCGCGGTGGCGCATACGGCGCCGATTGACGACCACCACCGATGCGTGATTGCTGACGCTACCTGGAGGGGTCGCGACGGGGGCTGGGTCTTCGAAATCGTGGCAAACCGCTTTCTTCATCACATGGTGCGCTTTCTTGTCGGGACGATGGTCGAAGTGGCTCTGGGACGTCGGCCGCGTGGCACGATCTCGCGGTTACTGACTGTCGCGCAGAACACCGAAACGGCGGCACCAGCGCCGGCGCATGGACTTTCGCTCCACCAGGTGGTGTATCCCCCCACGCTCTACCTCGACCTTCCGTGA
- a CDS encoding trypsin-like peptidase domain-containing protein — MSRLTFFLSCAVLAAGCQGATPERSAAQARTLPPAAPSTPGALPAQSVAASRRTAITTAVERVAPSVVTVQTETVERVPADFFEFFNGERSGERRSAGIGSGFIVRADGVIVTNAHVIGGASKVSVAMRDGTTFEAKVIGLDETNDLAVVKIAATRLPVAPLGTSSDLLVGEWSIAIGNPFGFVLGNSEPSVSVGVVSAVGRNLAGRNEGGGVYVDMIQTDAAINPGNSGGPLVNAMGEVVGVNSSIYSPSGGSVGLGFAIPIDRTKRIVEDLLEHGSVRQPWVGLRLQASQAQSAREAASAGAIVGRVVPGSPAERSGIRVGDQIVRAGTRQVRNPFDWEARLLDVRVGEAIPMVVKRGGREISTTVTVAEPPEVSAPKVTVLTDLQLVSLTDVIRQERGIAVSAGALVYKVPDRISDIIGLQAGDVIVQVGRSRVGSAEAASSAIERDGGRGPVVLVFERGRQLMQTSFSLR, encoded by the coding sequence GTGTCGCGCCTGACTTTCTTCCTCAGTTGCGCCGTGCTGGCAGCCGGTTGTCAGGGGGCGACGCCTGAGCGCTCCGCGGCGCAGGCGCGCACGCTGCCACCGGCCGCGCCATCGACACCGGGTGCGTTGCCGGCGCAGTCCGTTGCGGCATCCCGGCGCACGGCGATCACCACAGCGGTCGAACGCGTCGCGCCGTCGGTCGTCACGGTGCAGACCGAAACGGTCGAACGGGTTCCGGCGGATTTCTTTGAGTTCTTCAACGGGGAGCGGTCTGGGGAGCGACGCAGCGCCGGCATCGGTTCCGGATTCATCGTGCGCGCCGATGGTGTCATCGTCACCAACGCGCACGTTATCGGCGGCGCCAGCAAGGTGAGCGTCGCCATGCGCGACGGAACGACGTTTGAAGCGAAAGTCATCGGCCTTGACGAAACCAACGATCTCGCCGTCGTGAAGATTGCCGCCACGCGCCTGCCGGTCGCGCCGCTTGGCACGTCGTCCGATCTCTTGGTGGGTGAGTGGTCCATCGCCATCGGCAACCCATTCGGGTTCGTTCTCGGCAACAGCGAGCCAAGCGTCTCCGTTGGGGTGGTCAGCGCCGTCGGGCGCAACCTGGCGGGGCGGAACGAGGGTGGCGGCGTCTACGTCGACATGATCCAGACGGATGCCGCGATCAATCCCGGAAATTCCGGGGGACCGTTGGTCAACGCCATGGGAGAAGTGGTCGGTGTCAACAGCTCGATCTATTCGCCAAGTGGCGGCTCGGTCGGACTGGGTTTCGCGATTCCGATTGACCGAACCAAACGCATTGTGGAAGATCTGCTGGAGCACGGTTCGGTGCGTCAGCCGTGGGTTGGCTTGCGACTGCAGGCCTCGCAAGCGCAGAGTGCGCGCGAAGCGGCATCGGCGGGCGCAATCGTGGGCCGGGTGGTGCCCGGGTCACCCGCTGAGCGGTCGGGTATTCGCGTCGGTGATCAGATTGTACGCGCGGGGACACGGCAGGTGCGGAACCCATTTGATTGGGAGGCGCGGCTGCTGGATGTTCGGGTGGGCGAAGCGATTCCGATGGTCGTCAAGCGCGGCGGTCGGGAAATCAGCACCACGGTGACCGTGGCCGAACCGCCCGAAGTCAGTGCGCCAAAAGTCACCGTGCTCACTGATCTGCAGTTGGTGTCCCTGACGGACGTGATCCGACAGGAGCGCGGCATTGCCGTCTCCGCTGGGGCGCTGGTCTACAAGGTGCCCGATCGCATCAGCGATATCATCGGCTTGCAGGCGGGTGATGTGATCGTGCAGGTCGGGCGTTCGCGGGTGGGTAGTGCCGAGGCGGCGTCGAGCGCCATTGAGCGCGACGGTGGCCGAGGTCCCGTGGTGCTGGTGTTCGAACGTGGGCGCCAGTTGATGCAAACATCATTTTCCTTGCGCTGA
- a CDS encoding adenylosuccinate lyase, with the protein MTDTDHSTYSSPLAERYASRAMLTLWGPSTRYGLWRRLWLALAESQQSLGIHIPDAALTAMRAHLDDIDFAAVAEYERRFRHDVMAHVHAFGDVAPDARKFIHLGATSCYVTDNAELILMRRGLALLREKLLDALAALDVFARTWKDMPALGYTHLQPAQLTTVGKRATLWMQDILLDLDDLESRVARLPFRGVKGTTGTQASFLTLFDGDHERVRELDRMVTAHMGFTASIPVSGQTYTRKVDAQVLDVVAGIAATASKFSGDIRLLQAFGEIEEPFESQQIGSSAMAYKRNPMRSERIAALARFVLSLEPNANQTHAVQYFERTLDDSANRRLVIPEAFLATDALLVLMQNIVRGLEVHPARIRRRVDDELPFMATEELIVRFVRAGGDRQEAHELIRGHSIAAARAVKDGALHNDLLERLAADPAFGIPLDDLRAAADPHRFVGRAPQQVVEFCDEEVAPWLARDRSDAAIEEVRV; encoded by the coding sequence GTGACCGATACCGATCACTCGACATACAGTTCGCCGCTCGCCGAACGCTACGCGTCGCGTGCCATGCTGACGCTATGGGGACCCTCCACGCGCTATGGCCTGTGGCGTCGCCTGTGGTTGGCGCTCGCCGAATCACAGCAGTCGCTGGGCATTCACATCCCCGACGCGGCGTTGACCGCCATGCGGGCGCACCTGGATGACATCGATTTCGCCGCGGTGGCGGAGTATGAGCGTCGATTCCGGCACGATGTCATGGCCCACGTGCATGCCTTTGGTGATGTCGCGCCGGATGCCCGCAAGTTCATTCATCTCGGTGCAACCAGTTGTTACGTCACGGATAATGCCGAACTGATCCTGATGCGGCGCGGTCTGGCGTTGCTGCGTGAGAAACTGCTGGATGCGCTGGCCGCGCTCGATGTCTTTGCGCGGACCTGGAAGGACATGCCGGCGCTGGGCTATACGCATCTGCAGCCGGCGCAGTTGACGACGGTTGGCAAGCGCGCGACGCTGTGGATGCAGGACATCCTGCTCGATCTCGACGACCTGGAGTCGCGGGTGGCACGTCTGCCGTTTCGGGGCGTGAAGGGCACCACCGGCACGCAGGCCAGTTTCCTGACGCTGTTCGATGGCGATCACGAACGCGTCCGTGAACTGGACCGCATGGTCACCGCGCACATGGGGTTCACCGCATCGATTCCCGTGTCGGGACAGACCTACACGCGCAAGGTGGATGCCCAGGTACTCGACGTGGTTGCGGGCATTGCCGCCACCGCCTCAAAGTTTTCCGGCGACATCCGATTGCTGCAGGCGTTCGGCGAGATCGAGGAACCCTTCGAGTCGCAGCAGATCGGTTCGTCGGCGATGGCCTACAAGCGCAACCCGATGCGTTCCGAGCGTATCGCGGCGCTGGCCCGGTTTGTCCTGTCGCTGGAACCGAACGCCAATCAGACGCACGCGGTGCAGTATTTCGAGCGCACGCTCGACGACTCGGCCAACCGGCGCCTGGTGATCCCCGAAGCCTTTCTGGCCACGGATGCCCTGCTCGTCCTGATGCAGAATATCGTGCGTGGACTCGAAGTCCATCCCGCGCGAATCCGACGCCGGGTTGATGACGAGTTGCCGTTCATGGCCACCGAAGAACTCATCGTGCGCTTCGTGCGCGCTGGCGGCGACCGTCAGGAGGCGCACGAACTCATTCGCGGCCACAGTATTGCGGCCGCTCGCGCGGTGAAGGACGGTGCGCTGCACAATGACCTGCTGGAACGGCTGGCCGCCGATCCGGCGTTCGGCATCCCGCTTGACGACCTGCGCGCGGCGGCTGATCCGCACCGCTTCGTGGGGCGCGCGCCGCAGCAAGTGGTTGAGTTCTGCGATGAAGAGGTCGCGCCATGGCTGGCGCGAGACCGATCTGACGCCGCCATCGAAGAGGTTCGCGTATGA
- a CDS encoding phosphoribosylaminoimidazolesuccinocarboxamide synthase yields MSPALLTTQLPLPLVRRGKVRDVYAVGADRLLLVTTDRISAFDVVMHEAIPFKGAVLTQLTAWWLDQLNTRVAHHLLTADTNEIIRRVPELAAYRDQLAGRTMLCVAADVVPIECVVRGYITGSAWKEYRQSGTLAGERLASGLRESDRLDPPLFSPATKAETGHDENITIAQVVSSLGAETTATLERLARTIYEFGRATAEPKGIIVADTKFEFGWRDGQLLLIDEVLTPDSSRFWPAADYAPGRGQPSFDKQPLRDWLDRERQAGRWNGEAPPPTLPPEIIRATSLRYRDAFHRLTGSPLDVSGLGLPEDPS; encoded by the coding sequence ATGAGTCCCGCACTCCTGACGACGCAGTTACCGCTGCCTCTGGTACGTCGTGGCAAAGTCCGCGATGTGTACGCGGTAGGCGCCGACCGCCTGCTGCTGGTCACGACCGACCGCATCAGTGCGTTCGATGTGGTGATGCATGAGGCTATTCCGTTCAAAGGCGCGGTGCTCACCCAACTCACGGCGTGGTGGCTCGACCAGTTGAACACCCGTGTCGCGCATCACTTGTTGACGGCCGACACGAACGAGATCATCCGTCGAGTTCCGGAATTGGCGGCGTATCGCGATCAGCTTGCCGGTCGGACGATGCTGTGTGTCGCGGCCGACGTGGTACCCATCGAATGCGTCGTGCGCGGTTATATCACCGGATCCGCCTGGAAGGAATACCGTCAGTCAGGCACGCTGGCTGGCGAGCGACTGGCGTCGGGACTGCGGGAGAGCGACCGACTGGATCCGCCACTCTTCAGTCCGGCCACCAAGGCGGAAACCGGACATGATGAGAACATCACGATCGCGCAGGTGGTGTCGTCACTCGGTGCCGAGACGACGGCGACCCTTGAACGACTGGCGCGCACGATCTACGAGTTTGGTCGCGCCACCGCGGAACCGAAAGGCATCATCGTGGCCGACACCAAGTTCGAGTTCGGCTGGCGGGACGGCCAACTGCTGCTGATCGACGAAGTGCTCACTCCGGACAGCTCGCGATTCTGGCCAGCCGCCGACTATGCGCCTGGTCGCGGACAACCCAGTTTCGATAAACAGCCGCTGCGCGATTGGCTCGACCGCGAACGGCAGGCTGGTCGCTGGAATGGCGAAGCGCCACCGCCGACGCTTCCGCCGGAGATCATTCGTGCCACGAGTCTTCGCTATCGTGATGCCTTCCATCGTTTGACGGGCTCACCGCTTGATGTGTCCGGTCTCGGACTCCCAGAGGATCCCTCCTGA